A section of the Campylobacter lanienae NCTC 13004 genome encodes:
- a CDS encoding phosphopantetheine-binding protein, which translates to MSEAKILLNEIGRGDISDENLNLLDNGLIDSIDIIALIAAMQARYNKDLDAKFLSAENFQSIAALDNMIKLAYGI; encoded by the coding sequence ATGAGTGAAGCAAAAATCCTATTAAACGAGATAGGCAGAGGTGATATAAGTGATGAAAATTTAAATTTGCTTGATAATGGACTTATCGATAGCATCGATATTATCGCACTTATAGCTGCTATGCAAGCTAGGTATAATAAAGATTTAGACGCCAAATTCCTAAGTGCTGAAAACTTTCAAAGCATAGCCGCTTTGGATAATATGATT
- a CDS encoding amino acid adenylation domain-containing protein: MLNSTHQILVHTAKILPDKPAFITPSGTTISYSKLDELSTALASEILNHKIYKSPILIILPKSIEAIISFFGVLKSGNFYTIIDENMPAQRVEKIVKKLSPALLITSKDLKINLNLKTIFIDDVSKFKIDYNLLNSVKIIDTDLAYTLFTSGSTGEPKGVSISHKSLLDFILACSSDLNISQDSIIANQAPFYFDLSVFDIYVNTFIGATTHILPSSIFAFPLKVVEYLITNSVTTILWVPSVLVYFANSNALNGANLSLKMIISCGEMMPTKQLNYWIKSIKNAKFYNMYGPTETTLASSYYMVDREFGDDEILPIGKAFSNTELLVFDENMNLITKPNLKGELYIKGSSLSSGYYNDADKTAQAFIQNPLQSAYKELIYKTGDIVAYDKYSNLLYYGRCDSQIKLNGFRIELGEIEVALSSHTDIHRVACIFKNSQIIAFYESQDEIKNLKEFLKSKLPEYMIPRKFIHKSNFKLNQNGKIDKEALKNE; this comes from the coding sequence ATGCTAAACTCAACCCATCAAATACTAGTTCACACAGCCAAGATCCTACCAGATAAACCAGCATTTATAACGCCAAGTGGCACCACCATTAGCTACTCTAAGCTTGATGAGCTTAGCACCGCTTTGGCTAGTGAAATTTTAAATCATAAAATATATAAATCCCCTATTTTGATAATTTTACCTAAATCCATAGAGGCGATTATAAGCTTTTTTGGGGTGCTCAAAAGTGGCAATTTCTACACAATAATAGATGAAAATATGCCGGCTCAAAGAGTAGAAAAGATAGTTAAAAAGCTAAGCCCCGCCCTACTCATCACCTCCAAAGATTTAAAGATAAATTTAAATCTCAAAACAATATTTATAGATGATGTATCTAAATTTAAGATTGATTATAACCTTCTTAATAGCGTCAAAATCATAGACACAGACCTAGCCTACACGCTATTTACTAGCGGCAGCACAGGCGAGCCAAAAGGCGTGAGTATCAGCCACAAAAGCCTTTTAGACTTTATCTTAGCTTGTTCTAGCGACCTTAATATAAGCCAAGATAGCATTATAGCTAATCAAGCGCCATTTTATTTTGATTTAAGCGTTTTTGATATCTATGTTAATACCTTTATTGGTGCTACTACTCATATTTTACCAAGCTCTATTTTTGCTTTTCCGCTTAAAGTAGTTGAGTATCTAATCACAAATAGCGTTACTACCATTCTCTGGGTGCCAAGTGTGTTAGTATATTTTGCTAATTCTAATGCCCTAAATGGAGCAAATTTATCCCTTAAAATGATAATATCTTGTGGCGAGATGATGCCTACAAAACAGCTAAATTACTGGATAAAATCCATTAAAAATGCTAAATTTTATAATATGTATGGCCCTACTGAAACAACCTTAGCAAGTTCGTATTATATGGTAGATAGAGAGTTTGGTGATGATGAGATCTTGCCTATTGGTAAGGCGTTTAGCAATACAGAACTTTTGGTATTTGATGAAAATATGAATCTTATAACCAAACCAAATTTAAAAGGCGAATTATATATCAAAGGCTCTAGCCTATCTAGCGGATACTACAATGACGCTGATAAAACAGCCCAAGCCTTCATCCAAAACCCACTTCAATCAGCCTACAAAGAGCTAATTTATAAAACCGGTGATATAGTCGCTTATGATAAATATAGCAATCTACTATATTATGGTAGGTGTGATTCTCAGATTAAGCTTAATGGATTTAGAATCGAGCTTGGCGAGATAGAAGTGGCTCTAAGCTCACACACAGATATCCATAGAGTTGCCTGTATATTTAAAAATTCTCAAATCATCGCATTTTACGAAAGCCAAGATGAGATTAAGAATTTAAAAGAGTTTTTAAAATCCAAACTCCCAGAGTATATGATCCCACGAAAATTCATCCATAAATCAAATTTCAAGCTAAACCAAAATGGCAAAATAGATAAAGAGGCACTAAAAAATGAGTGA
- the rpoD gene encoding RNA polymerase sigma factor RpoD, giving the protein MSAAKEVFTQIEELFRENAKSYVTFEQLVRLFDKAPTAAMIKKIESLAELHKIQLTSAVEAAKQKTIQEAKRSSTTDPQKSSEANLEDEFDLSSETDLLEWSRSDSPVRMYLREMGQIPLLSKEEEIEISKKIELGEDIIIDAFCSVPYLIDFILDYKEPLINRERRVKELFKSFDEEDNEEEDDIEESYNEDEEIEESKKQPKKLDKRAEKVIESFKALEKAKKDWLKIASKQNISVENEVDLQSKLNLTFKKKVLKDKLMDLGPTSKLINEIVKSIETALKSDTDFDKELKRLEYRLPMFSAELRKNHQQILKDITKLSKEDVIARVPEATMVSTYMEIKKLFQTKEASKTGFNLDPKDLKNVLDQIKKGKNISDDAKAKMAKSNLRLVVSIAKKYTNRGLPFLDLIQEGNIGLMKAVDKFEYKKGFKFSTYATWWIRQAISRAIADQARTIRIPIHMIETINRINKINRKYVQEEGKEPDVSVIAKEVGLSVDKVKQVIKITKEPISLEAPIGSEDDGKYGDFVEDRSALSPMEQILKADLKEQIDEVLDQLNDREKAVIRMRFGLLEDESDRTLEEIGKELNVTRERVRQIESSAIKKLKHPKVGRKLKNYIEG; this is encoded by the coding sequence ATGAGTGCAGCCAAAGAGGTATTTACACAAATTGAAGAGCTATTTCGAGAAAATGCCAAAAGCTATGTGACATTTGAGCAACTAGTAAGGCTATTTGACAAAGCCCCAACCGCAGCAATGATCAAAAAGATAGAATCCCTAGCCGAATTACACAAAATTCAGCTAACAAGCGCCGTGGAAGCTGCCAAACAAAAAACGATCCAAGAGGCCAAAAGATCATCCACAACAGACCCGCAAAAATCATCTGAAGCAAATTTAGAAGACGAATTTGACCTAAGTAGCGAAACTGATCTATTAGAGTGGAGCCGATCTGATAGCCCTGTTCGTATGTATCTTAGAGAAATGGGCCAAATACCGCTACTAAGCAAAGAAGAAGAGATCGAGATAAGCAAAAAGATTGAGCTAGGTGAAGATATCATTATAGATGCCTTTTGCTCTGTGCCGTATCTAATAGATTTTATACTAGATTATAAAGAGCCTTTGATTAATAGAGAGCGCCGAGTTAAAGAGCTATTTAAAAGCTTTGATGAAGAAGACAACGAAGAAGAAGATGATATCGAAGAGAGCTATAATGAAGATGAAGAGATCGAAGAGAGCAAAAAACAGCCTAAAAAGCTTGATAAGAGAGCTGAAAAGGTAATAGAGAGCTTTAAAGCACTTGAAAAAGCTAAAAAAGATTGGCTAAAAATCGCATCTAAGCAAAATATATCCGTAGAAAATGAGGTCGATCTACAATCAAAACTGAATTTAACATTCAAAAAAAAGGTCTTAAAAGATAAATTAATGGATTTAGGCCCAACAAGCAAGCTAATAAATGAGATTGTAAAGTCTATTGAAACTGCTTTAAAAAGCGATACCGACTTTGATAAAGAGCTTAAAAGACTTGAGTATAGACTTCCGATGTTTAGCGCTGAATTGAGAAAAAATCACCAACAAATCTTAAAAGATATCACCAAACTAAGCAAAGAAGATGTAATAGCTAGAGTCCCAGAAGCTACAATGGTATCTACATATATGGAGATCAAAAAGCTATTTCAAACCAAAGAAGCGAGCAAAACCGGCTTTAACCTAGATCCAAAAGATCTTAAAAATGTCTTAGATCAGATCAAAAAAGGCAAAAATATCAGCGATGACGCCAAAGCCAAAATGGCAAAATCAAATTTACGCCTAGTTGTCAGCATAGCCAAAAAATATACTAATCGTGGGTTGCCGTTTTTAGACCTTATCCAAGAGGGCAATATAGGCCTTATGAAAGCTGTGGATAAATTCGAGTATAAAAAGGGATTTAAATTCTCCACATACGCCACTTGGTGGATAAGACAAGCTATCAGCAGAGCTATCGCTGATCAAGCTAGAACTATTAGAATTCCAATCCACATGATAGAAACCATAAATCGCATTAATAAAATCAATAGAAAATATGTCCAAGAAGAAGGCAAAGAGCCAGATGTAAGTGTAATTGCTAAAGAAGTTGGGCTAAGCGTAGATAAGGTTAAGCAAGTTATCAAAATCACCAAAGAGCCAATAAGCCTAGAAGCTCCGATCGGCAGCGAAGATGATGGCAAATATGGCGATTTCGTAGAAGATAGAAGCGCATTAAGCCCGATGGAACAGATATTAAAAGCGGATTTAAAAGAGCAGATAGATGAAGTTTTAGATCAGTTAAATGATAGAGAAAAAGCTGTGATTAGAATGCGTTTTGGCTTGCTTGAAGATGAGAGTGATAGGACGCTTGAAGAGATCGGCAAAGAGCTAAATGTAACAAGAGAGCGTGTAAGACAGATAGAAAGCTCAGCAATTAAAAAACTAAAGCATCCAAAAGTCGGTCGCAAACTCAAAAACTATATAGAAGGATAG
- the prpD gene encoding 2-methylcitrate dehydratase, translated as MSNMGILEAKRPEFDELLSKIAKYADSFEITSELAYETAKYTMIDALGCGILALKYPACAKLLGPSVEGAEFRPLGSKIPGTSYQLEPIRAAFNVGAMVRWLDYNDTWLAAEWGHPSDNLGAIWAVADYVSRKNLSQGKAPLKVKSVLEAMIKAHEIQGILALENCFNKVGLDHVLLVRIASTAVAAKLLGCNYDEIRNAVSNAFIDGGALRTYRHAPNTGSRKSWAAGDASSRGVDLALKAKTGEMGYPSALSAKFWGFEDVKMRGQKLVIPQEFGSYVMENVLFKISFPAEFHAQTAVECAMALHNEVKDRLDEIEKIVITTQESGHRIINKTGELANPADRDHCIQYMVAVPLIFGRLVADDYEDSVAKDPRIDALRDKMVVEVDPRYTKEYLDSDKRSIANAVEIYYKDGTKSKKVEVEYPIGHKRRRDEGIPLLKAKFKANLATRFSPKTCQIIEDLVNNQKLLESYNFNEFSDLFWLG; from the coding sequence ATGAGTAATATGGGAATATTAGAGGCTAAACGTCCTGAATTTGATGAGTTGCTAAGTAAAATCGCAAAATATGCTGATAGCTTTGAGATTACTAGCGAGTTAGCGTATGAAACGGCTAAATATACTATGATTGATGCATTAGGATGCGGGATTTTGGCTCTTAAATATCCAGCTTGCGCTAAACTGCTTGGTCCAAGTGTTGAAGGGGCGGAATTTCGCCCATTAGGTAGCAAAATTCCAGGCACTTCATATCAACTTGAGCCGATTCGTGCGGCCTTTAATGTAGGAGCTATGGTAAGATGGCTAGACTATAATGATACTTGGCTAGCGGCTGAATGGGGACATCCAAGCGATAATCTAGGTGCTATTTGGGCGGTGGCTGATTATGTAAGTCGCAAAAATTTATCTCAAGGCAAAGCCCCATTAAAGGTCAAAAGCGTCTTAGAAGCTATGATAAAAGCACACGAAATTCAAGGTATCTTAGCACTTGAAAACTGCTTTAATAAAGTTGGATTGGATCATGTTTTGTTAGTTCGTATCGCCTCTACTGCGGTTGCGGCTAAGCTTTTAGGATGTAACTATGATGAAATTCGCAATGCTGTCTCAAATGCCTTCATAGATGGTGGTGCTTTAAGGACTTATCGCCACGCACCAAATACAGGTAGTCGCAAGAGCTGGGCTGCTGGCGATGCATCTAGTCGTGGGGTGGATCTAGCACTAAAAGCCAAAACAGGTGAAATGGGCTATCCATCAGCTTTAAGTGCGAAATTCTGGGGCTTTGAAGATGTCAAAATGAGAGGCCAAAAGCTAGTAATTCCACAAGAATTTGGCTCGTATGTAATGGAGAATGTGCTATTTAAAATTAGCTTTCCAGCTGAATTCCACGCTCAAACAGCAGTTGAGTGTGCTATGGCACTTCATAATGAGGTCAAAGATCGCCTAGATGAGATAGAAAAAATCGTTATCACCACTCAAGAATCAGGCCATAGAATCATCAATAAAACCGGCGAATTAGCCAATCCTGCCGATCGTGACCATTGTATCCAATATATGGTGGCTGTGCCTTTGATATTTGGTAGATTAGTGGCTGATGATTATGAAGATAGCGTAGCCAAAGATCCACGCATCGATGCCCTAAGAGATAAAATGGTAGTAGAAGTAGATCCAAGATACACAAAAGAGTATCTAGATAGCGATAAAAGAAGTATCGCAAACGCAGTTGAAATCTACTACAAAGATGGCACAAAATCCAAAAAAGTAGAAGTAGAATACCCTATCGGTCACAAAAGAAGAAGAGATGAGGGAATTCCACTATTAAAAGCTAAATTTAAAGCCAATCTAGCTACAAGATTTAGCCCAAAAACTTGCCAAATAATAGAAGATTTAGTAAATAATCAAAAGCTTTTAGAGAGCTATAATTTCAATGAATTTAGCGATCTATTTTGGCTAGGATAA
- a CDS encoding citrate/2-methylcitrate synthase → MSISEAAKKQGGLAGVIAGESAICTCGTGNGLNYYGYAIEDLAEHCEFEEVAYLLQYAKLPNANELKDYKSKIIASRPLSVELKAMLKLIPKGVHPMNVCQSAVALLGTLEAEKDDFSDQDDKIIRLLGVLPSVICFWHNYINGGKEIDFESKEDSIAGYFLEKLHQKTPPAEFVKAMHCSLILYAEHEFNASTFTARICASTKSDIFSAVAGAIGALRGPLHGGANEAAFGLISSFDNVEDAINGVNQKLANKELLMGFGHRVYGVGGDPRNAVIKKWSKALSNNHKLFAISEAIEGVMKEKRPSLPPNADFYSASAYHFMGIPTEYFTPIFIMSRVSGWCAHIKEQRANNKLIRPSSNYIGPEPMKFIQIHQR, encoded by the coding sequence ATGAGTATCAGCGAAGCAGCAAAAAAACAAGGCGGATTAGCCGGAGTTATAGCTGGTGAGAGTGCGATATGTACTTGCGGGACTGGCAATGGGTTGAATTATTATGGTTATGCTATTGAGGATTTAGCAGAGCATTGTGAATTTGAAGAGGTTGCATATTTATTACAATATGCTAAACTTCCAAACGCAAATGAACTAAAAGATTATAAAAGCAAAATTATAGCATCTCGCCCTCTTAGCGTTGAGCTTAAAGCTATGCTAAAGCTCATACCAAAAGGCGTTCATCCGATGAATGTATGCCAAAGTGCGGTTGCTTTGCTTGGGACTTTAGAAGCTGAAAAGGATGATTTTAGCGATCAAGATGATAAGATTATTCGCCTTCTTGGAGTTCTTCCTAGCGTTATTTGCTTTTGGCATAACTATATAAATGGCGGTAAAGAGATAGATTTTGAGAGTAAAGAAGATAGCATAGCTGGGTATTTCTTGGAAAAATTACACCAAAAAACGCCACCGGCTGAATTTGTAAAAGCTATGCATTGCTCACTAATTTTATATGCTGAGCATGAATTTAACGCATCTACATTTACAGCTAGGATTTGTGCCTCTACAAAAAGCGATATTTTTTCGGCCGTTGCTGGTGCTATAGGTGCTCTTCGTGGGCCACTTCATGGTGGGGCTAATGAGGCGGCATTTGGGCTAATTTCTAGCTTTGATAATGTAGAAGATGCTATAAATGGAGTAAATCAAAAACTAGCTAATAAAGAGCTATTAATGGGATTTGGGCATAGGGTTTATGGAGTTGGCGGTGATCCTAGAAACGCCGTTATCAAAAAATGGTCAAAAGCCCTAAGCAATAATCACAAGCTATTTGCTATTAGTGAAGCCATTGAGGGTGTAATGAAAGAAAAACGCCCTAGTTTGCCGCCAAATGCGGATTTTTATAGTGCGTCAGCATATCACTTTATGGGGATACCAACTGAGTATTTCACCCCTATATTTATAATGAGTAGAGTAAGTGGCTGGTGCGCTCACATAAAAGAACAAAGAGCCAACAACAAGCTCATTCGCCCAAGTAGCAACTACATAGGGCCTGAGCCAATGAAATTTATACAAATACACCAAAGATAA
- the prpB gene encoding methylisocitrate lyase yields the protein MSIKSPGKSFREAVNSNNPLAVLGVINAYSALQATKLGAKAIYLSGSGVASASYGLPDLGIVGLEDVLIDVRRITSRVDTPLLVDVDTGFGGAFNIARTIKELIKAEAAACHIEDQVAQKRCGHRPNKELVSISEMTDRLKAALDARTDENFVIMARTDAHAMEGQQKALERALAYEAAGADMIFAEAVHTLEEYKEYTKALKVPVLANITEFGKTPYFSQSELASVGIKLVLYPLSANRAMNKAAVEVFNSIIKNGHQKDVLDIMQTREELYQMLDYYEFENKLDQLFAKDKK from the coding sequence ATGAGTATAAAAAGTCCAGGAAAAAGCTTTAGAGAAGCTGTAAATTCAAATAACCCACTTGCGGTATTAGGTGTTATAAACGCATATAGCGCCCTTCAAGCTACAAAGCTTGGAGCAAAAGCTATATATCTATCAGGTAGTGGTGTAGCTAGTGCTAGCTATGGTCTGCCTGATCTTGGGATTGTAGGCCTTGAAGATGTCTTAATCGATGTAAGACGCATAACTTCAAGAGTAGATACTCCGCTTTTGGTGGATGTTGATACTGGATTTGGTGGTGCTTTTAATATAGCTAGGACAATAAAAGAGCTTATAAAAGCCGAAGCGGCCGCTTGCCATATAGAAGATCAAGTAGCTCAAAAGCGTTGTGGCCACAGACCAAATAAAGAGCTTGTAAGTATATCTGAAATGACAGATAGATTAAAAGCTGCCCTAGATGCTAGAACTGATGAGAATTTCGTAATCATGGCTAGAACAGACGCACACGCTATGGAGGGTCAGCAAAAAGCCTTAGAGAGAGCCTTAGCATATGAAGCTGCTGGGGCTGATATGATATTTGCTGAGGCTGTCCATACCTTAGAAGAGTATAAAGAGTATACAAAGGCTCTTAAAGTGCCTGTTTTAGCCAATATAACTGAATTTGGCAAAACTCCATATTTTAGCCAAAGTGAGTTAGCAAGTGTAGGTATAAAACTGGTGCTATATCCACTTTCAGCTAATAGAGCGATGAATAAAGCCGCCGTTGAAGTCTTTAATAGCATTATCAAAAACGGCCATCAAAAAGATGTCTTAGATATCATGCAAACTCGTGAAGAGCTATATCAAATGTTAGATTATTATGAATTTGAAAATAAATTAGACCAACTATTTGCAAAGGATAAAAAATGA